One Setaria italica strain Yugu1 chromosome II, Setaria_italica_v2.0, whole genome shotgun sequence DNA segment encodes these proteins:
- the LOC101767263 gene encoding transcription initiation factor TFIID subunit 2, producing the protein MAKARKQKGDGGGAGGGATVLHQKLCVSIDMENQLIYGYTEIKVLLADNDTFALHADNMTIRSILVDGETVEFDYSPHWKNEGDQPNWSSISCLKTAADAACSTYTLALNRESVPNLIVSYERSVKSITEQQVEENSERHEENSRMLEEHGGKPVQTSDDQTVNGCNGSAVEEQKERENGNGNGSEKVKENGIETENEKVKNIKLVHIDYILEKAETGIHFVGNVLHSSSQIRRAHCWFPCIDSTTQRCPFDLEFTVSTDLIAVSNGDLLYQVLSKEDPSKKTYVYKLNTPVSAQWISLVVGPLEVLPDRNDISVSHICLSPALSKLQNTIAFFHDAYSCYEDYLAASFPLGLYKQIFLPPEMTVLPTSLGASTCIFSSDILHDEKVIDQIIGTRIKLAYALARQWFGIYTSAEEPNDEWLLDGLAGFLAELFIKRFLGSNEARYRRFKANCNVCESDVSGATALSSPAASSDLYGTQTIGSYGKVRLLKAVAVLQMLEKQMGPDSFRKILQVIVAPNRASRTLSTKEFRHLANKVGNLERPFLKEFFPRWVESCGCPVMRLGISYSKKRNMIELAVSRGCTAKATPDSDSHTNGDTREGDAGWPGMMSVRVHETDGAYDHPVLPMAGEALQVVEIQCHSKLAAKRVWKSKKSTKFDGSDDNIDVPTQENRTSVDSPLLWIRVDPEMEYLAEIHFHQPVQMWINQLEKDKDVISQSQAISVLEKLPQLSSAVINALNNFLNDTKAFWRVRIEAAYALAVTASEATGLAGLLHLVKFYKSRRFDADIGMPRPNDFHDIPEYFVLEAIPHAVALVRSSDKNSPKEAIEFIIQLLKYNDNNGNIYSDVYWLSAMVQAIGELELGQQGMGFLSSLLKRIDRLLQFDNFMPGYNGVLTVSCIRTLARIARRVSPSICLDRICELIAPFRNMDKPWKVRIEASRVLIDLELHHKGLDAALLLFLKYVDEEKSLRGATKLAVHVLRLCQASIVPHGNDQISLTTLIGLLHLLAGAKAYNNIFLRHHVFCILQVAAGRSPSLFGVPKVVTPSLVVQDICSDQHTKADSSIPQPSRPQEPSTSTPSVREVLPTSGPSKDADNISNCSERRNVVKIKVKLTASSSKASDADHRGHSHGGRNENEAGPCSSMSVDAPMVGAATEPLNVSNHNIEEQNSCHDRESRMSASVSNAKLMDRHEFSKELQCTADSRLDVLPKDQFSPAIIPLGVVDKPGSQLEVVSTSYDGNQAPESVNGLETKERKKKDKKDKKRKRDEKRDKKDDPEYLEKKRLKKEKKRMEKETARKLLEGEGGATPSEQRKTVKTSGSQEVLLARPPAAPVRSAEPAPSQSAEPAPMRSSEPQVSSKETTVDTARTAAKPRIKIRVKPLIRKPEGS; encoded by the exons ATGGCAAAGGCGAGGAAGCAGAAGGGTGATGGTGGCGGTGCAGGCGGAGGCGCCACCGTGCTCCACCAGAAGCTCTGCGTCTCCATCGACATGGAGAACCAGCTGATCTACGG GTACACCGAGATAAAAGTTCTTCTAGCCGATAACGACACATTTGCTCTACATGCTGATAATATGACAATCAGGAGCATTCTGGTGGATGGTGAAACTGTTGAGTTTGACTATTCCCCTCATTGGAAAAATGAAGGTGATCAACCAAATTGGTCTTCAATATCATGTTTGAAGACTGCTGCTGATGCTGCATGCTCAACATATACTTTGGCTCTAAATCGAGAATCTGTACCAAATCTTATTGTGTCATATGAGAGATCGGTCAAGTCGATCACTGAGCAGCAGGTAGAAGAAAACAGTGAAAGGCATGAAGAAAATAGTAGAATGCTTGAAGAACATGGTGGGAAACCTGTTCAAACTTCTGATGATCAAACTGTTAATGGCTGCAATGGTTCTGCAGTGGAagagcaaaaggaaagggaaaatgGAAATGGAAATGGAAGTGAGAAGGTCAAAGAAAATGGAATTGAAACTGAAAATGAAAAG GTGAAGAACATAAAACTGGTTCACATAGATTATATTTTGGAGAAGGCTGAAACTGGCATTCACTTCGTCGGCAATGTTCTGCATAGCAGTAGTCAGATAAGACGGGCACATTGTTGGTTTCCTTGCATTGATAGCACCACACAACGCTGTCC ATTTGACCTAGAGTTTACAGTTAGCACGGATTTAATCGCTGTCAGCAACGGTGACTTACTTTACCAG GTCTTAAGCAAGGAAGATCCTTCAAAAAAAACTTATGTGTATAAATTGAACACTCCTGTTAGTGCACAGTGGATATCCTTGGTTGTTGGGCCACTTGAAGTTCTCCCTGACAGGAATGACATAAGTGTCTCACACATCTGTTTATCCCCTGCTTTGTCAAAGCTTCAGAACACAATCGCATTTTTCCACGATGCATACAG CTGTTATGAAGACTATCTTGCTGCATCATTCCCCTTGGGTTTGTACAAGCAGATTTTTCTTCCACCTGAAATGACAGTATTACCAACAAGCTTAGGTGCCTCCACATGCATATTCAGTTCAGATATCTTGCACGACGAGAAGGTTATAGATCAG ATAATTGGCACAAGAATCAAACTAGCTTATGCCCTTGCAAGGCAATGGTTTGGAATATACACAAGTGCAGAGGAGCCCAATGATG AATGGCTGTTGGATGGTTTGGCTGGTTTTCTTGCTGAATTATTTATCAAGCGTTTCCTTGGGAGTAATGAGGCACGGTATAGGCGTTTCAAG gctaactGCAATGTATGTGAGTCTGATGTTAGTGGTGCAACTGCTTTGAGCTCTCCTGCTGCTTCAAGTGATCTATACGGAACTCAAACGATTGGTTCATATGGGAAAGTTCGTTTGTTGAAGGCA GTAGCTGTACTTCAAATGTTGGAGAAGCAGATGGGGCCAGACTCCTTTCGGAAG ATTTTGCAGGTGATAGTGGCTCCAAATCGTGCCTCGAGAACACTTAGTACGAAAGAG TTCAGACACCTTGCAAATAAGGTTGGCAACCTCGAACGCCCATTCCTTAAAGAATTTTTTCCACGATGGGTTGAATCTTGTGGATGTCCAGTTATGAG ATTGGGAATCTCATATAGTAAAAAACGGAATATGATTGAATTAGCCGTTTCAAGGGGTTGCACTGCAAAAGCTACACCTGATTCTGATAGTCATACCAACGGTGACACTCGAGAAGGTGATGCTGGATGGCCAGGAATGATGAGTGTACGGGTTCATGAAACTGATGGGGCTTACGATCATCCAGTTCTGCCAATGGCTGGTGAAGCTTTGCAGGTGGTGGAAATACAGTGTCATTCCAAACTAGCAGCGAAGCGCGTTTGGAAATCGAAAAAAAGCACCAAATTTGATGGTTCTGATGACAACATAGATGTCCCTACTCAAGAAAACCGCACAAG CGTGGATTCACCTTTACTATGGATTAGAGTAGACCCAGAGATGGAATATCTCGCTGAGATCCATTTTCACCAACCTGTTCAGATGTGG ATCAATCAATTGGAGAAAGACAAGGATGTTATATCACAATCGCAGGCAATATCTGTACTGGAGAAATTACCTCAGCTTTCTTCTGCTGTGATTAATGCCCTCAATAATTTCCTAAATGACACAAAG GCCTTCTGGAGAGTTAGAATTGAAGCGGCATATGCATTAGCAGTTACAGCATCTGAG GCAACTGGTTTAGCTGGGTTGCTTCATCTGGTTAAGTTCTATAAAAGCCGCCGTTTTGATGCAGATATTGGAATGCCCAG GCCGAACGACTTCCATGATATCCCGGAGTACTTTGTTCTTGAG GCAATCCCCCATGCGGTAGCTCTTGTTAGATCATCAGACAAGAATAGCCCAAAGGAAGCCATTGAGTTCATTATTCAGCTCCTGAAG TACAATGATAACAACGGAAATATTTACTCTGATGTGTACTGGCTGTCTGCAATGGTCCAGGCAATAGGCGAACTGGAATTAGGCCAGCAG GGCATGGGGTTCCTATCCTCTCTACTCAAGCGAATTGATCGACTCTTGCAATTTGACAA CTTTATGCCTGGTTACAATGGGGTCTTGACTGTCAGCTGCATTCGTACCCTTGCACGCATAGCAAGGAGGGTGTCACCTTCCATATGCCTT GATCGCATTTGTGAACTAATTGCCCCCTTTCGCAATATGGACAAACCATGGAAAGTTCGAATTGAAGCTAGCAGGGTTCTTATTGATCTTGAGTTACACCATAAAGGCCTTGATGCAGCTCTTTTATTGTTCTTGAAATATGTGGATGAAGAAAAGTCTTTGCGAG GGGCGACAAAGTTGGCTGTTCACGTCTTGCGTTTATGTCAAGCAAGTATTGTTCCTCACGGTAATGATCAAATAAGTTTGACAACTCTAATTGGTCTTCTTCACCTGCTTGCTGGCGCAAAGGCATACAACAACATATTTCTTCGTCATCATGTGTTCTGCATATTGCAAGTTGCCGCTGGAAG GTCTCCATCATTATTTGGTGTTCCAAAGGTTGTCACGCCCTCTCTGGTGGTCCAGGACATATGTAGTGATCAGCACACTAAAGCTGATTCCTCAATTCCTCAACCATCGAGACCTCAAGAACCTTCCACTAGCACTCCTAGTGTGCGTGAGGTCTTACCTACCTCTGGACCCAGTAAAGATGCTGATAATATATCTAACTGCAGTGAAAGAAGGAACGTTGTCAAAATTAAGGTTAAGCTTACTGCATCTTCCAGTAAAGCATCGGATGCTGACCACAGAGGCCATTCTCATGGTGGAAGAAATGAAAATGAAGCGGGTCCATGTAGTTCTATGTCAGTGGACGCCCCAATGGTTGGAGCAGCAACTGAACCATTAAATGTAAGCAATCATAACATTGAGGAGCAGAACTCCTGTCATGACCGTGAATCAAGGATGTCAGCAAGCGTTAGCAATGCTAAACTAATGGACAGGCATGAATTTTCCAAGGAACTACAGTGTACTGCTGATTCGAGGCTGGATGTTCTTCCTAAGGATCAGTTCTCTCCTGCCATTATTCCTCTGGGTGTTGTAGACAAGCCTGGTAGTCAGCTTGAAGTAGTCTCCACCAGCTATGATGGAAATCAAGCTCCAGAGTCCGTGAATGGACTGGAAACAaaagagaggaagaaaaaaGACAAGAAAGATAAAAAGCGGAAACGTGACGAAAAACGAGATAAGAAAGATGATCCAGAGTATCTGGAGAAAAAGCGACttaagaaggagaagaaaaggatggagaaagagACAGCCAGAAAGCTGCTGGAAGGTGAAGGAGGAGCTACTCCTTCTGAACAGCGAAAAACAGTGAAAACTTCAGGGTCACAGGAAGTTTTGCTGGCAAGGCCACCAGCAGCTCCAGTGCGAAGTGCTGAACCAGCCCCATCGCAAAGTGCTGAACCAGCGCCAATGCGAAGCTCTGAACCCCAAGTATCAAGCAAGGAAACGACTGTAGATACTGCACGGACAGCAGCCAAACCACGGATAAAGATCAGAGTCAAGCCCTTGATAAGAAAACCTGAAGGGAGTTGA